In one window of Acidovorax sp. HDW3 DNA:
- a CDS encoding electron transfer flavoprotein subunit alpha/FixB family protein → MTVLVIAEHDNASLKAATLNTVTAALACGGDVHVLVAGEGAAAAAQAAAQIAGVAKVLHADGAALKDGLAEALAAQVLAVAGNYSHILFPATASGKNVAPRVAAKLDVAQISDITKVVAADTFERPIYAGNAIATVQSGDAVKVLTVRGTGFDAAATGGAATVESVAAVAASGKSSFVGREISKNDRPELTAAKIIVSGGRALGSSEKFNEVITPLADKLGAAIGASRAAVDAGYAPNDLQVGQTGKIVAPQLYVACGISGAIQHLAGMKDSKVIVAINKDPEAPIFSVADYGLEADLFTAVPELVKAL, encoded by the coding sequence ATGACCGTACTCGTTATTGCTGAACACGACAACGCCTCGCTGAAGGCGGCCACGCTCAATACCGTCACCGCCGCCCTGGCTTGTGGTGGCGACGTGCACGTGCTCGTCGCCGGTGAAGGCGCAGCCGCTGCCGCCCAGGCCGCCGCCCAGATCGCTGGCGTGGCCAAGGTGCTGCACGCCGACGGCGCTGCCCTCAAGGACGGCCTGGCCGAAGCCCTGGCCGCCCAGGTGCTGGCCGTGGCCGGCAACTACAGCCACATCCTGTTCCCGGCGACCGCCAGCGGCAAGAACGTGGCCCCGCGCGTGGCTGCCAAGCTCGACGTGGCGCAAATTTCCGACATCACCAAGGTCGTCGCCGCCGACACCTTCGAGCGCCCGATCTACGCCGGCAACGCCATCGCCACCGTGCAGTCTGGCGACGCCGTCAAGGTGCTCACCGTGCGTGGCACCGGCTTTGACGCCGCCGCCACCGGTGGCGCCGCCACTGTGGAGAGCGTTGCTGCCGTCGCTGCCAGCGGCAAGAGCAGCTTTGTCGGCCGCGAGATCTCCAAGAACGACCGCCCCGAGCTGACTGCCGCCAAGATCATCGTCTCCGGTGGCCGCGCCCTGGGCAGCAGCGAGAAGTTCAACGAAGTCATCACCCCGCTGGCCGACAAGCTCGGCGCTGCCATTGGTGCTTCGCGCGCTGCCGTCGATGCCGGCTACGCCCCGAACGACCTGCAAGTGGGCCAGACCGGCAAGATCGTCGCGCCCCAGCTGTACGTGGCCTGCGGCATCTCCGGCGCCATCCAGCACCTGGCCGGCATGAAGGACTCCAAGGTCATCGTGGCGATCAACAAAGACCCGGAAGCGCCGATTTTCTCGGTGGCCGACTACGGCCTGGAAGCCGACCTGTTCACGGCTGTGCCGGAACTGGTGAAGGCGCTGTAA
- a CDS encoding nitronate monooxygenase family protein — protein MSLPPLLQKLRLPVIASPMFIVSTPALVIAQCQAGIVGSMPALNARPAAQLADWLAEITETLAAWDKAHPESPAAPFAINQIVHKSNDRLEHDMQVCAQYKVPLVITSLGAREDVNQAVHGWGGLVLHDVINNKFAHKAIDKGADGLIAVATGAGGHAGVKNPFPLVQEIRQWFDGPLALSGAIATGDAVLAAQACGADLAYIGSAFIATEEARAQDAYKQAIVDGSSDDIVYTNLFTGVHGNYLAPSIRAAGLDPEHLPESDPSKMNFGGNAAAKAWKDIWGCGQGIGAVNAVLPAAELVARLEREYRAARSRLAL, from the coding sequence ATGTCTCTGCCCCCACTGCTGCAAAAGCTGCGCCTGCCCGTCATTGCGTCCCCCATGTTCATCGTCAGCACGCCGGCGCTGGTGATTGCGCAATGCCAGGCCGGCATCGTCGGCTCCATGCCGGCGCTCAACGCCCGCCCGGCGGCGCAGCTCGCGGACTGGCTGGCCGAAATCACCGAAACCCTGGCCGCCTGGGACAAGGCGCACCCCGAGTCGCCGGCCGCGCCCTTTGCCATCAACCAGATCGTGCACAAGAGCAACGACCGCCTGGAGCACGACATGCAGGTCTGCGCCCAGTACAAGGTGCCGCTGGTCATCACCAGCCTGGGCGCGCGCGAGGACGTGAACCAGGCCGTGCACGGCTGGGGCGGCCTGGTGCTGCACGACGTCATCAACAACAAGTTCGCGCACAAGGCGATTGACAAGGGCGCCGACGGCCTGATCGCCGTGGCCACCGGCGCCGGCGGCCACGCCGGGGTGAAAAACCCGTTCCCGCTGGTGCAGGAGATCCGCCAGTGGTTCGACGGCCCGCTGGCGCTCTCGGGCGCCATCGCCACGGGCGACGCCGTGCTCGCCGCCCAGGCTTGCGGCGCGGACTTGGCCTACATCGGCTCGGCCTTCATCGCCACCGAGGAAGCGCGCGCGCAGGATGCGTACAAGCAGGCCATCGTCGATGGCAGCTCTGACGACATCGTCTACACCAACCTCTTTACCGGCGTGCACGGCAACTACCTGGCGCCGTCGATCCGCGCTGCCGGGCTCGACCCCGAGCACCTGCCCGAGTCCGACCCCAGCAAGATGAACTTTGGCGGCAATGCGGCGGCCAAGGCGTGGAAGGATATCTGGGGCTGCGGCCAGGGCATTGGCGCCGTCAACGCCGTGCTGCCCGCCGCCGAGCTGGTGGCGCGCCTGGAGCGCGAATACCGCGCCGCGCGCTCGCGCCTGGCGCTATAG
- a CDS encoding electron transfer flavoprotein subunit beta/FixA family protein — MKVLVAVKRVVDYNVKVRVNSDNTGVDIANVKMSMNPFDEIAVEEAVRLKEKGLVTEIVAVSCGVDKCQETLRTAMAIGADRGILVETDAELQPLAVAKLLKAVVDKEQPSLIILGKQAIDDDANQVGQMLAALGDLPQATFASKVELAADKASVTREVDGGLETVALALPAVVTTDLRLNEPRYVTLPNIMKAKKKPLETVKPADLGVDVAPRLKTLKVAEPAKRGAGVKVPDVATLVAKLKNEAKVI, encoded by the coding sequence ATGAAGGTTTTGGTCGCAGTCAAGCGCGTGGTGGACTACAACGTGAAAGTCCGCGTGAATTCGGACAACACGGGCGTGGACATCGCCAACGTCAAGATGAGCATGAACCCCTTTGACGAAATCGCCGTCGAAGAGGCCGTGCGCCTGAAAGAAAAGGGCCTGGTGACCGAGATCGTCGCCGTCTCCTGCGGTGTGGACAAGTGCCAGGAAACCCTGCGCACCGCCATGGCCATCGGCGCTGACCGTGGCATCCTGGTCGAGACCGACGCCGAGCTGCAGCCCCTGGCCGTGGCCAAGCTGCTCAAGGCCGTGGTCGATAAAGAGCAGCCCAGCCTCATCATCCTGGGCAAGCAGGCGATCGACGACGACGCCAACCAGGTCGGCCAGATGCTCGCCGCCCTGGGCGACCTGCCGCAAGCGACCTTCGCCTCCAAGGTCGAGCTCGCTGCCGACAAGGCCAGCGTGACGCGTGAAGTCGATGGCGGCCTGGAGACCGTGGCCCTGGCCCTGCCGGCCGTGGTCACCACCGACCTGCGCCTGAACGAGCCGCGCTACGTCACCCTGCCCAACATCATGAAGGCGAAGAAGAAGCCGCTGGAGACCGTCAAGCCCGCCGACCTCGGCGTGGACGTGGCCCCGCGCCTCAAGACCCTGAAGGTGGCTGAGCCCGCCAAGCGCGGCGCCGGCGTCAAGGTGCCCGACGTCGCCACCCTGGTGGCCAAGCTCAAGAACGAAGCCAAAGTCATCTAA
- a CDS encoding zinc-dependent peptidase, with protein sequence MHFLRRLRARFAPLPAIDAPLWLAALAPYPFLTALSLAEQARLRALAALFLQRKEFSGAHGLEVSDAMALQIAAQACLPLLHLDPPEKAITWYDDFVGIVVQPGDALARRSAIDEAGVVHHYHEELMGEAMQGGPIMLSWQAVQQCAHSWAHGHNVVVHECAHKIDMRNGRADGYPPLPAGFMGEASASAARQRWHDAWAPAYAAFREQTIIAQRFGGPRPWLDAYGATAPEEFFAVACEAYCVQRTRFAAEFPALAPLLDGLFRRPGL encoded by the coding sequence ATGCATTTTTTACGTCGCCTGCGCGCCCGCTTCGCCCCCCTGCCCGCCATCGACGCCCCGCTGTGGCTCGCCGCCCTGGCGCCCTACCCCTTCCTGACGGCCCTGAGCCTGGCCGAGCAAGCCCGCCTGCGCGCCCTGGCGGCGCTGTTCTTGCAGCGCAAGGAGTTTTCTGGCGCCCACGGCCTGGAGGTGAGCGACGCCATGGCACTGCAGATTGCCGCCCAGGCCTGCCTGCCGCTGCTGCACCTGGATCCACCCGAAAAAGCCATTACCTGGTACGACGACTTTGTCGGCATCGTCGTGCAGCCGGGCGACGCGCTGGCGCGGCGCAGCGCCATCGACGAAGCCGGCGTGGTGCACCACTACCACGAGGAGCTGATGGGCGAGGCCATGCAGGGCGGCCCCATCATGCTCAGCTGGCAGGCGGTACAGCAGTGTGCGCACAGCTGGGCGCACGGCCACAACGTCGTCGTCCATGAATGCGCGCACAAGATCGACATGCGCAACGGCCGCGCCGACGGCTACCCGCCGCTGCCCGCCGGCTTCATGGGCGAGGCCAGCGCCAGCGCCGCGCGCCAGCGCTGGCACGACGCCTGGGCGCCAGCCTACGCGGCGTTTCGTGAGCAGACCATCATCGCCCAGCGTTTTGGCGGCCCCCGCCCCTGGCTCGATGCCTATGGCGCCACGGCGCCAGAAGAGTTCTTCGCCGTGGCCTGCGAAGCCTACTGCGTGCAGCGCACGCGCTTTGCGGCGGAGTTTCCCGCGCTCGCGCCGCTGCTCGACGGCTTGTTTCGCCGCCCCGGCCTATAG
- a CDS encoding acyl-CoA dehydrogenase, which translates to MSYTAPVKDMLFAMEHLARIDQVAQIPGFEDAGLETAAAVLEECAKFNEGVVAPLNFEGDKNPSSWADGQVTTSPGFKQAFAQFAEGGWQGLQHPVDCGGQGLPKTIGAACVEMINSANLSFALCPLLTDGAIEALLTAGSDALKATYLEKLVSGQWTGTMNLTEPQAGSDLALVRTKAEPQADGTYKIFGTKIFITYGEHDMAENIVHLVLARVAGAPEGVKGISLFVVPKFMVNADGSLGARNDAHCVSIEHKLGIKASPTAVLQFGDHGGAIGYLVGEENRGLEYMFIMMNAARYGVGLQGIAVAERSYQHAVAYARERVQSRPVDGSIKASAAIIHHPDVRRMLMTMRAYTEACRAMASVAAAAFDAAHHHPDAQVRSDNAAFYEFLVPLVKGYSTEMSQEVTSLGVQVHGGMGFIEETGAAQYYRDSKILTIYEGTTAIQANDLVGRKTARDGGQMARAVAAQIAKTEAELTETGTPAALAVARELAAARAAYLEVVDFVAGQTKAQPNAVYAASVPYLMLAGNLVAGWQMGRALLVAQAKAAAGEEVDFMQAKVITARFYAEHILVKAAGLRSAILHGGESVCALPLEAF; encoded by the coding sequence ATGAGCTACACCGCCCCCGTCAAAGACATGCTGTTTGCGATGGAACACCTGGCCCGCATCGACCAGGTGGCGCAGATCCCCGGTTTTGAAGACGCTGGCCTGGAGACGGCTGCCGCCGTGCTGGAGGAATGCGCCAAGTTCAACGAGGGCGTGGTGGCGCCGCTGAACTTCGAGGGCGACAAGAACCCCTCGTCCTGGGCGGACGGCCAGGTCACGACCAGCCCTGGCTTCAAGCAGGCGTTTGCCCAGTTTGCCGAGGGCGGCTGGCAGGGGCTGCAGCACCCGGTCGATTGCGGTGGCCAGGGCCTGCCCAAGACCATAGGCGCTGCCTGTGTCGAGATGATCAACAGCGCCAACCTGAGCTTTGCCCTGTGCCCGCTGCTGACCGACGGCGCCATCGAGGCCCTGCTGACCGCTGGCAGCGACGCCCTCAAGGCCACCTACCTGGAAAAGCTGGTGTCCGGCCAATGGACAGGCACCATGAACCTGACCGAGCCCCAGGCGGGCTCCGACCTGGCGCTGGTGCGCACCAAGGCCGAGCCCCAGGCCGACGGCACGTACAAAATTTTTGGCACCAAGATTTTCATCACCTACGGTGAGCACGACATGGCCGAGAACATCGTGCACCTGGTGCTCGCGCGCGTGGCCGGCGCGCCCGAGGGCGTCAAGGGCATCAGCCTGTTCGTCGTGCCCAAGTTCATGGTCAATGCGGACGGCAGCCTGGGCGCGCGCAACGACGCGCACTGCGTGAGCATCGAGCACAAGCTCGGCATCAAGGCCAGCCCGACGGCAGTGCTGCAGTTTGGCGACCACGGCGGCGCCATCGGCTACCTGGTGGGCGAAGAAAACCGGGGCCTGGAGTACATGTTCATCATGATGAACGCCGCGCGCTACGGCGTCGGCCTGCAGGGCATTGCCGTGGCCGAGCGTTCGTACCAACATGCGGTGGCGTACGCCCGCGAGCGCGTGCAAAGCCGCCCGGTCGATGGTTCGATCAAGGCCAGCGCGGCCATCATCCACCACCCGGACGTGCGCCGTATGCTCATGACGATGCGCGCCTACACCGAAGCCTGCCGCGCCATGGCCAGCGTCGCTGCCGCCGCGTTCGACGCCGCGCACCACCACCCCGACGCCCAGGTGCGCAGCGACAACGCCGCGTTCTACGAATTCCTGGTGCCGCTGGTCAAGGGCTACAGCACCGAGATGAGCCAGGAAGTCACCAGCCTGGGCGTGCAGGTGCACGGCGGCATGGGCTTCATCGAGGAAACCGGCGCCGCCCAGTACTACCGCGACAGCAAAATTCTGACCATCTACGAAGGCACGACCGCCATCCAGGCCAACGACCTGGTGGGCCGCAAGACGGCCCGCGACGGCGGCCAGATGGCCCGCGCCGTTGCCGCACAAATCGCCAAGACCGAGGCCGAGCTGACCGAAACCGGTACGCCCGCCGCCCTGGCCGTGGCGCGCGAGCTGGCCGCTGCGCGCGCCGCCTACCTGGAGGTGGTGGACTTCGTTGCCGGCCAGACCAAGGCCCAGCCCAACGCCGTCTACGCTGCCAGCGTGCCCTACCTGATGCTCGCCGGCAACCTCGTCGCCGGCTGGCAAATGGGCCGCGCCCTGCTGGTGGCGCAGGCCAAGGCCGCCGCCGGCGAGGAGGTGGACTTCATGCAGGCCAAGGTGATCACGGCGCGTTTCTACGCCGAGCACATCCTGGTCAAGGCCGCCGGCCTGCGCAGCGCCATCCTGCACGGTGGCGAGAGCGTGTGCGCCCTGCCGCTGGAGGCTTTCTAA